A part of archaeon BMS3Bbin15 genomic DNA contains:
- a CDS encoding transposase DDE domain protein translates to MTQTTKLRTEVIIPNNNISFPIGTVLAVQKYYQRLGFSKIFGKHKKRGRDINSLIEALLSYKLTENQSITKGADWINRDEVLDIFNLEYFEQRTLYRVLETIGENYEEIIADVQDMLFEIFDFEHTDINMDWTSFILYGDKCPLGKYDYSRDHRPDKKQLTIGLSELSSPINVPIGMTVREGNVNDQIHFNDTFNQVNHRLRKGSMIVLDRGGNRKENLERIENSKLKFLTARQLNKSDETTWLKNFNKSEAELVDERYGVYGLKKKFPSRINYLFFSEDLYEKQIESKLRKVERLFIETENIQQSIENNRKLPKKYRINNPLVECEYSYQTKLATLSESEAKNILKKASITGREGFFCLVSNKNLTLQEALVIYRQKDSIEKIFNSLKNEIEIKPLRCWSDMSIYGALIIGFIAQLFISLIRFEHPELKHTSPKFIKISLMNLTVTVEYKKSGAKRHIFSNFNPLSQVILGQNQAIT, encoded by the coding sequence ATGACACAAACAACAAAACTAAGAACAGAAGTAATTATACCTAACAACAATATATCTTTTCCTATTGGTACTGTCCTTGCGGTGCAAAAGTATTACCAACGTCTGGGCTTTTCAAAGATATTTGGAAAACACAAGAAGCGAGGGAGAGACATCAACTCACTCATCGAGGCTCTTTTGAGTTACAAACTCACCGAGAACCAGAGCATTACAAAAGGTGCTGATTGGATTAACCGCGATGAGGTATTGGACATCTTCAATCTTGAATATTTCGAACAAAGGACACTTTATCGAGTCCTGGAAACTATAGGTGAGAACTATGAGGAGATCATCGCAGATGTACAGGACATGTTGTTTGAGATATTCGATTTTGAACACACCGACATCAATATGGACTGGACGAGCTTCATCCTGTATGGCGATAAATGCCCTCTGGGCAAGTACGACTACAGCCGTGACCATCGCCCAGACAAAAAGCAACTCACAATTGGCTTAAGCGAGCTTTCCAGCCCGATTAATGTCCCAATAGGTATGACCGTTCGTGAGGGCAACGTGAACGACCAGATTCATTTCAACGACACCTTCAATCAGGTAAATCATCGCCTGCGTAAGGGGTCGATGATTGTACTTGACAGAGGGGGTAACCGTAAAGAGAACCTCGAACGTATCGAGAACTCTAAACTGAAATTCCTTACTGCCAGGCAGTTGAACAAGAGCGATGAAACTACATGGCTAAAGAACTTCAACAAGTCTGAGGCAGAACTTGTTGATGAAAGATATGGTGTGTATGGTCTAAAAAAGAAGTTCCCTAGCAGAATCAACTACCTATTTTTCTCTGAAGATTTGTATGAGAAACAAATCGAATCCAAATTAAGGAAGGTTGAGCGGCTCTTCATTGAAACCGAAAATATCCAACAAAGCATAGAGAACAACAGGAAATTGCCCAAGAAGTACAGAATAAACAATCCGCTCGTCGAGTGCGAGTATTCGTATCAGACGAAACTTGCGACACTAAGCGAGAGCGAGGCAAAAAATATACTCAAAAAGGCTTCAATCACAGGCCGTGAGGGATTTTTCTGCCTGGTGTCTAACAAGAATTTGACACTTCAGGAAGCACTGGTCATATACCGCCAGAAGGATTCTATAGAGAAGATATTCAACTCACTAAAAAACGAAATCGAAATCAAACCTTTGCGGTGCTGGTCTGACATGAGTATTTATGGTGCTTTAATCATCGGGTTTATTGCACAGTTATTCATATCTCTGATACGTTTTGAGCACCCTGAATTGAAGCACACATCACCGAAATTCATCAAAATATCACTGATGAATTTGACAGTTACAGTAGAATACAAAAAATCAGGTGCCAAAAGACACATTTTCTCTAATTTCAACCCGCTCTCACAGGTGATATTAGGCCAAAATCAGGCAATCACGTGA